The following proteins are co-located in the Roseovarius arcticus genome:
- the grxC gene encoding glutaredoxin 3, protein MKPVDIYTSPLCGFCHAAKRLLSQKGVTFTEIDIAAQPAKRAEMTKRAEGGRTVPQIFVGDIHIGGCDELYALERANKLDALLAA, encoded by the coding sequence ATGAAGCCTGTCGACATCTACACCTCGCCGCTCTGCGGTTTTTGCCACGCGGCCAAGCGGTTGCTGTCGCAGAAAGGCGTCACTTTCACCGAGATCGACATTGCCGCGCAGCCAGCAAAGCGGGCCGAAATGACAAAGCGCGCCGAAGGCGGTCGCACCGTGCCGCAAATCTTTGTAGGTGATATCCATATCGGCGGCTGCGATGAGCTGTATGCGCTGGAGCGCGCTAATAAGCTGGACGCGCTGCTAGCGGCATGA